In Anomaloglossus baeobatrachus isolate aAnoBae1 chromosome 2, aAnoBae1.hap1, whole genome shotgun sequence, the DNA window GCTGGAGCCGCGGtcaccgggttcttggccgccttggcctctgtggctttggtcgtagctgccttagtCGACGAGGCTGCGACTACTCGAGCCTGGGTCGCCGCAgccacccttgcccaggatttctctcgttgtgggcagtccttgtaaaggtgggccGCCAGTCCACATAAGTTGCAGGTCATCTTCTTCGGAcaatccttggagctgtgtcccgtcacccggcaaaccctgcaggcgtcctcctggcaggtcttcatcgaatgccctttcccaccacatttcctgcagttgtgtggcatgtccgggtagtagatgagaccaaaggagtttcccagagagaatgtcgggggcaggtgctgaagGCCGTCCTCGGATGCTAGTTCCCTgtggagtcgaacggttactgaccacttacccgtccagaatccgctgccgttaaggatgtgggatggttccctcaccactgtgcagaagcgtcccaggaacgtggatatgtctcttcctggggtgtgcgggttccgcatggagaccgtgatcctcttctcatccctctgtataggacaggatcctaaaaaaaaatgaaaaggggagtccggcatcgctgcgttcatcgcctcccagtatctcctgcaggcattcaccgtggcaaaggttaccagaaagatgccagtcatgaaggtctggacactcagggtttccgccctggagaagccctgatccagaatcatcttcttgcagaacacgtcgctggacatgtccggcaacctaccatccaccgcctttagcttcagggcgaccgtctgccgcatccaaggctccagggttggagccttttcaggcggcgttcgggctccctccggctggccggcgtcggaggtaggggcctcttgggccgaagaagcctctggatgagccttcctggaggtccctgggtcctgagccttcttggctgccttctctggcttgcttgccatggctggttcctgcttgagttcccggagctggatcttggattcttctccgggtgtcttctcccgctgtgttcctcctcgaagttcctctggtctccccaagtcttctccgagccttcgtcttcttgcttctttctgccaagctcttcttccgtccgatctccctctttcggtctcggctgggcttcggagcttgtctccctgatcgtatctcgtcaagtgtagctagctcagtttgttctgataagaacagatgagatttcatccgcaaatttcagaaacggtcatcggccaccacacaaaagcgcagtgccgcaggtgatcgcctcccgagcccaggaaccaccagccaaaaggggacgtaagcaccaaaaggcgcaacaatccccaaggccggcggttgtgcaagcccgggcccctcccagccaagaccaaggcaaacccaatgaagggactacacttgatcttagccaaaaggccaagaagcgataaccagaattggtttgggcctcgagtggcaccctggcctatgccggacacatcttagggagagagagcgagagggagacaaacccacgcctacagaagacattttgtcacccaagccaacccttgaaaaggctgctttgcagagcaaaaacaagaagaatggtgcgttttgcagccgccgccccccactgcaatgaatctgaataactcctcctttagggcgcaagcaactcccctcccccttgcagtctttccaattcacgatacaaaaagacggacaggacaggttgcctgactttccgtcactgccaccctttgccatccttacccgtagaaagccctttcatcatccccaaaccctaatcttttccctttccttcccagcccccaaaccctgccgtctgtacccttctcaccacccgcatcccttctcctgtcatccccctaccacccgggaaaaaaagagcttgccccctccttacactagcccaccctcccacccaaagaacaacttctgctgcgcagcttgttttctaggcagcagcgctattgtgatgtcagcgggggcattgtgacaagccgccagtgttccgtctcttcatgttgtgcacagttcaaacggaaaatacatcaacaggcagactacagaaaagcttactaacaaaggttagaggggggcttt includes these proteins:
- the LOC142289812 gene encoding uncharacterized protein LOC142289812, whose translation is MRFMCTKAPTSDAGQPEGARTPPEKAPTLEPWMRQTVALKLKAVDGRLPDMSSDVFCKKMILDQGFSRAETLSVQTFMTGIFLVTFATVNACRRYWEAMNAAMPDSPFHFFLGSCPIQRDEKRITVSMRNPHTPGRDISTFLGRFCTVVREPSHILNGSGFWTGKWSVTVRLHRELASEDGLQHLPPTFSLGNSFGLIYYPDMPHNCRKCGGKGHSMKTCQEDACRVCRVTGHSSKDCPKKMTCNLCGLAAHLYKDCPQREKSWARVAAATQARVVAASSTKAATTKATEAKAAKNPVTAAPAKAPAATESRKKGNKTAAPSLVPPPVTPVQTPLPPANPTEDSTTSTSFPYSSVGALTPPPKPTLPPQTMRAEGLSTPAPFTEKDFPALVSSGTSQRKRQLEDSPVAEHSKLFIVDLNPTQEEEDDLLPEPDVLEQMEHQRQVQTSDDFCFP